In one window of Posidoniimonas corsicana DNA:
- a CDS encoding ATPase, T2SS/T4P/T4SS family translates to MLDQWFFEIGDGQVYGPFPLDKLKKWAEAGDLMPTHRVRHAESDEWVIAAYVKGLELTTAAPEAKPEPAPDKTKRGRGPLSLSRKAKPAEAAPKAEAPAAALPTNATDACQEILDSAVARRASDIHIDPEENVVLVQLRVDGVLEVFRKYPKDMHPAVMGRFKVLSNMDIAEKRMAQDGRFTHECGDSGQQVDIRAACLPTTQGERLTLRLLATEAGKLTLNRLGMSEKTRATFADELTQRQGMVLLTGPTGAGKSTTLYAALRHRLAARPGKIITVEDPVEFDMVGVSQVEVDTADKVAFGTVLRNILRSDPDVIMIGEMRDYESASTGVKAALTGHLVLSSLHTNSAAGAATRLIDLGVEPFLVAATVRLSVAQRLVRRLCMRCRKPRELTALEANSLSRPGVEGVTVYEPGGCQECNKRGYLGRVGVFEVMLVDDQIRALINDHASESDLRAATTSSGGSLLVDDAADKVLKGLTSYQEAMTLGPF, encoded by the coding sequence ATGCTCGACCAGTGGTTTTTTGAGATCGGCGACGGTCAGGTTTACGGCCCGTTCCCGCTCGACAAGCTAAAGAAGTGGGCCGAGGCGGGCGACCTGATGCCGACCCACCGCGTCCGCCACGCGGAGTCCGACGAGTGGGTCATCGCGGCGTACGTCAAAGGGCTGGAACTCACCACCGCCGCCCCCGAGGCGAAGCCCGAACCCGCGCCCGACAAGACCAAACGCGGCCGCGGGCCGCTGAGCCTGTCACGCAAGGCAAAGCCGGCCGAAGCCGCCCCCAAAGCCGAGGCGCCCGCCGCCGCGCTGCCGACCAACGCCACCGACGCCTGCCAGGAGATCCTCGACTCGGCCGTGGCCCGTCGGGCGTCGGACATCCATATCGACCCGGAAGAGAACGTTGTTCTGGTGCAGCTCCGCGTCGACGGCGTGCTGGAGGTGTTCCGCAAGTACCCAAAGGACATGCACCCGGCGGTGATGGGCCGCTTCAAGGTGCTGTCCAACATGGACATCGCCGAGAAGCGGATGGCCCAGGACGGCCGTTTCACCCACGAGTGCGGCGACAGCGGCCAGCAGGTCGACATCCGCGCGGCGTGCCTCCCCACCACGCAGGGCGAGCGGCTCACGCTGCGGCTCTTGGCCACCGAGGCGGGCAAGCTCACGCTCAACCGCCTGGGCATGTCGGAGAAGACGCGGGCCACCTTTGCCGACGAACTCACCCAGCGGCAGGGCATGGTGCTGCTGACCGGCCCGACCGGCGCCGGTAAGAGCACCACGCTGTACGCCGCGTTGCGCCACCGCCTGGCGGCCCGGCCGGGCAAGATCATCACCGTGGAAGACCCGGTCGAGTTCGACATGGTGGGCGTCTCGCAGGTGGAGGTCGACACGGCCGACAAGGTCGCGTTCGGCACCGTGCTGCGGAACATCCTCCGCAGCGACCCGGACGTGATCATGATCGGCGAGATGCGTGACTACGAGTCCGCTTCGACCGGCGTCAAGGCGGCGCTCACCGGCCACCTGGTGCTCAGCTCGCTGCACACCAACTCGGCAGCCGGCGCGGCGACCCGGCTGATCGACCTGGGTGTGGAGCCGTTCCTGGTGGCGGCCACGGTGCGGCTGTCAGTCGCCCAGCGGCTGGTGCGGCGGCTCTGCATGCGGTGCCGCAAGCCCCGCGAGCTCACCGCGCTCGAGGCCAATTCGCTCTCCCGCCCCGGCGTCGAAGGCGTGACGGTGTACGAGCCCGGCGGCTGCCAGGAGTGCAACAAGCGGGGCTACCTGGGCCGGGTTGGGGTGTTCGAGGTGATGCTGGTCGACGACCAGATCCGCGCCCTGATAAACGACCACGCCAGCGAATCCGACCTCCGCGCCGCGACCACCAGTTCCGGCGGTTCACTGCTCGTGGACGACGCCGCGGACAAGGTGCTCAAGGGCCTGACCAGCTACCAGGAAGCCATGACCCTCGGCCCCTTCTAA
- a CDS encoding SOS response-associated peptidase: MQRSGGEMCNRYLIKAKLEEVAQRYNARLIAELDGAGEFLPRAMAPGLFIDDEDERLLGPMQFAFCPPGCPSPSDPKRALNNARIESAGKWPWKDAFRTTRCVLPMTEFREPCYWGETAGSEVYFSRADADLLHAAGIYRVWSSPDGKTRLVTMSLLMRPASDYIMDRGHHRQPLFIDEHGVDQWIRPGRIETDAGVALLRSIAAEPEFTHTHARDMAASWTKRRTAKLRERDQQLAALDSAPAVGF, encoded by the coding sequence TTGCAACGATCGGGGGGCGAGATGTGCAACCGGTACCTCATCAAGGCCAAGCTGGAGGAGGTCGCGCAGCGGTACAACGCGCGGCTGATCGCCGAGTTGGACGGCGCCGGCGAGTTCCTCCCCCGGGCGATGGCGCCGGGCCTGTTCATCGACGACGAGGACGAGCGGCTGCTCGGTCCCATGCAGTTCGCGTTCTGCCCGCCCGGCTGCCCCTCGCCATCGGACCCGAAGCGGGCGCTCAACAACGCCCGGATCGAGTCGGCCGGCAAGTGGCCCTGGAAGGACGCCTTCCGCACGACGCGCTGCGTGCTGCCGATGACCGAATTCCGCGAGCCCTGCTACTGGGGCGAGACCGCCGGCTCGGAGGTTTACTTCAGCCGCGCCGACGCCGACCTGCTGCACGCCGCTGGGATCTACCGCGTGTGGTCGTCGCCTGACGGCAAGACTCGGCTTGTCACTATGTCGCTGCTGATGCGGCCGGCGTCGGACTACATCATGGACCGCGGCCACCACCGGCAGCCGCTGTTCATCGACGAGCACGGCGTCGACCAATGGATCCGTCCCGGCAGGATCGAGACCGACGCCGGCGTCGCCCTGCTCCGGTCGATCGCCGCCGAGCCGGAGTTTACCCACACGCACGCACGCGACATGGCCGCCAGCTGGACCAAGCGGCGGACCGCGAAGCTGAGGGAACGCGATCAGCAGCTCGCCGCTCTCGACTCGGCGCCGGCCGTGGGGTTCTAA
- a CDS encoding ANTAR domain-containing response regulator — MQNIPDNLTVVIAHNDDATRNQLREVIEGLSYQVKDGCCSVDDLIEVCAEADPDLIISSVELSNGNAIDALIDISNRNPTPAIIVTNRDSLLDVEKALRDHVMAYLVEPLDADQIRPTIYLVCERFRQFEALKQENEDLAQALSERKVIEKAKGLLIGRDELTEEQAFRRLQKMAQSARERMAVTAQRLLDQEAAE, encoded by the coding sequence ATGCAGAACATCCCCGACAACCTAACGGTGGTCATTGCCCACAACGACGACGCGACGCGCAACCAGCTGCGTGAAGTGATCGAGGGATTGAGCTATCAAGTTAAAGATGGCTGCTGCAGCGTCGACGACCTGATCGAGGTCTGCGCGGAGGCGGACCCCGATCTGATTATTAGCAGCGTCGAGCTGAGCAACGGCAACGCCATCGACGCACTGATTGACATCAGCAACCGGAACCCCACGCCGGCGATCATCGTGACCAACCGCGATTCGCTGCTGGATGTCGAGAAGGCCCTGCGTGACCACGTCATGGCCTACCTGGTCGAGCCGCTCGACGCCGATCAGATCCGGCCCACCATCTACCTGGTTTGTGAACGCTTCCGACAGTTCGAGGCGCTCAAGCAGGAGAACGAGGACCTCGCCCAGGCATTGTCGGAGCGGAAGGTAATCGAGAAGGCCAAGGGCCTGCTGATTGGCCGGGACGAACTAACCGAAGAGCAGGCGTTCCGCCGGCTGCAAAAGATGGCGCAGTCGGCGCGAGAGCGGATGGCGGTGACGGCCCAGCGGCTCCTGGATCAGGAGGCGGCGGAGTAG
- a CDS encoding response regulator: MSRRSILIIDDSPEDREAVMTALRRDQESRYEFVEASTGAAGLTEIRNPDRSFDLAVLDFHLPDMDAERFVESLIDGDTIPPLSIVLLTGSMTDDLDLEILQRGVQDFFSKSLISPELLPRIAKNAIERHGLMTRLVASERKAEEAMMVAERANRAKSQFLASISHELRTPLAAIVGFADILQKNPNAADADRMLGMIASSGEHLTTLVNDLLDIAKIEAGTLEVDAEPCDVQQVVEMVCNLMQHRAADSGLRFHWSVTPRCPTCVRLDAVRLKQILINLIGNGIKYTESGAVRCEMEYDYGTQTVVVRVADTGPGIHPDIQQRLFTPFVQGPTGADNRRAGIGLGLSISRQLAQLMDGKLELESTSENGSVFCLAVHAPEVTDTLVEASNQRAASEPRPVDICRGQRVLVAEDVRANQYLMEKLLKRLEISPEFAADGKEAVEKVERAAVDGDPYRLVLMDMQMPVMDGYEATKRVKAARPDLSVVALTAAALKGDRKRCMAAGCDDVLHKPIDYKKLESTLVRFMVEAAAR, from the coding sequence TTGAGCCGGCGCTCCATACTAATAATCGACGACTCGCCTGAGGACCGCGAAGCGGTGATGACCGCCCTACGCAGGGATCAGGAATCACGCTACGAGTTCGTTGAGGCGAGCACCGGCGCCGCGGGCCTGACCGAGATTCGCAATCCCGACCGGTCGTTCGACCTGGCGGTGCTCGACTTCCACCTGCCGGACATGGACGCCGAGCGGTTCGTCGAGTCGCTCATCGACGGCGACACGATCCCGCCGCTCTCGATCGTGCTGCTGACCGGCAGCATGACCGACGATCTTGACCTCGAGATCCTTCAGCGGGGGGTGCAGGACTTCTTCTCGAAGTCGCTCATCTCTCCGGAACTCCTGCCCCGCATTGCTAAGAACGCGATCGAACGCCACGGCCTGATGACCCGGCTTGTCGCGAGCGAGCGCAAGGCGGAGGAGGCGATGATGGTCGCCGAGCGGGCCAACCGCGCGAAGTCGCAGTTCCTGGCGTCGATCAGCCACGAACTGCGCACCCCGCTAGCGGCGATCGTCGGCTTCGCCGACATCCTGCAGAAGAACCCGAACGCCGCTGACGCGGACCGGATGCTGGGCATGATCGCCAGCAGCGGCGAGCACCTCACCACGCTCGTGAACGACCTGCTCGACATCGCCAAGATTGAAGCCGGAACGCTGGAGGTCGACGCGGAGCCGTGCGACGTCCAGCAGGTTGTCGAGATGGTGTGCAACCTCATGCAGCACCGCGCGGCCGACAGCGGGCTGCGCTTCCACTGGTCCGTGACTCCACGCTGCCCCACCTGCGTCCGTCTGGACGCGGTCCGATTGAAGCAAATTCTAATCAACCTCATCGGCAACGGGATTAAGTACACCGAGTCGGGCGCCGTGCGCTGCGAGATGGAGTACGACTACGGGACCCAGACCGTCGTGGTCAGGGTGGCCGACACCGGCCCCGGTATCCATCCAGACATCCAGCAGCGTCTGTTCACGCCTTTCGTCCAGGGCCCCACCGGGGCCGACAACCGGCGTGCGGGGATTGGGCTAGGGCTGTCCATCAGCCGCCAGCTTGCTCAGCTGATGGACGGAAAGCTCGAGCTTGAGAGCACCTCCGAGAACGGCAGCGTCTTCTGTTTAGCGGTGCACGCGCCGGAGGTGACCGACACGCTGGTCGAAGCCTCGAACCAGCGTGCGGCGTCCGAGCCACGCCCCGTTGATATCTGTCGCGGGCAGCGCGTGCTGGTCGCCGAAGATGTGCGGGCCAATCAGTATCTGATGGAGAAGCTGCTCAAGCGGTTGGAGATCTCTCCGGAGTTTGCGGCGGACGGCAAGGAGGCGGTCGAAAAGGTAGAGCGGGCCGCTGTCGATGGCGATCCCTACCGGCTGGTGCTGATGGACATGCAGATGCCGGTGATGGACGGCTACGAGGCCACCAAGCGGGTCAAGGCTGCTCGGCCCGATCTGAGTGTGGTCGCGCTCACCGCGGCCGCGTTGAAGGGGGACCGCAAGCGCTGTATGGCCGCAGGTTGTGACGACGTGCTGCACAAGCCCATCGACTACAAGAAGCTCGAGTCGACCCTTGTCCGCTTCATGGTAGAAGCCGCCGCGAGGTAG
- a CDS encoding response regulator, producing MSHTVCCIEDCDLDFELAAEAVRQVAPRAEVLRAISCQEATPLIAEHPPALVLLDLRLPRCNGTDWLHQFSTSGKPLLPDWVVVVVFTTSTSPGDRRDALAAGAKDFVSKPMDPRLYLAAVREVVQTWLN from the coding sequence ATGTCCCATACCGTGTGCTGCATTGAAGACTGTGACCTCGACTTCGAGCTGGCCGCAGAAGCGGTGCGCCAGGTCGCTCCCCGTGCCGAGGTGCTGCGTGCGATTTCCTGCCAAGAAGCGACGCCGCTGATTGCCGAGCACCCGCCGGCGCTGGTGCTGCTCGACCTGCGTCTCCCGCGGTGCAACGGAACGGATTGGCTCCACCAGTTCTCGACGTCCGGCAAGCCCCTTCTGCCCGATTGGGTAGTCGTGGTAGTTTTTACGACATCCACAAGCCCTGGGGACCGCCGGGACGCGCTCGCGGCTGGCGCCAAGGACTTCGTCAGCAAACCGATGGATCCGCGTTTGTACCTTGCTGCGGTCAGGGAAGTCGTACAAACCTGGCTGAATTGA
- a CDS encoding ATP-binding protein translates to MESARTPSAVADLTNCDREPIHLAGGIQPHGGLIAFEIQTLRLAHYSANIGQWLGAEPNVGAAVSDLFDEESSLRLAEAAASVRAVVRPMRLSWRQASASDAFTAAVHVHQGVLFVEVESPEVAAQSGQNSQLGLPLQVNLANQHLQRCGDFTQLLRVAAEQVRSLTGFDRVMIYRFSSDGHGEVVGEAAKEGLESFLGLHYPATDIPQQARKLYVLNTVRGIADLTASPAPILPRCDAESQRPLDLSYCCHRAVSPVHVEYLQNMGVSASMSVSLVDDGALWGLIACHHYSPKALSFSERAASEIMGLIVANCLTAKRAEQVNRERDARRGHYHRLLETVAGAPSVWGNLDAIAADLLSALKSDGVAVCSERGVRTSGSTPPREAVERIAEAIQGRVDNDLRQWSTSQLGEELQELASNELGPSSGCLALRLSAPEMEWLLFFRDEFQREVSWAGEPSKVAAEVDGGVRLSPRNSFEEWKQVVRGHSRDWTQVDTEVASELRSGMVELLSLRAAELTRVNQELAKLNADLDSFAYAASHDLREPLRGVNQSVYLLSEELGESKTPEVERRLAALRRLAARMDELVQGLLRLSRAGRGDLEIEKVSLKEVAREAAEMVLQESERSGIEVEVVAEGEFLADFLCVRELLTNLIANAVKYNLSDEKRVEIGRLAEGGSENGATPVFFVRDNGIGVAEHMREEIFQIFRRLHLPEEFGGGSGAGLAICKKIVGRHGGRIWVESIDGQGSTFFFTLEEDR, encoded by the coding sequence GTGGAATCAGCCAGGACGCCAAGCGCGGTCGCGGACCTAACGAACTGCGATCGCGAACCAATCCATCTCGCCGGGGGCATCCAGCCGCACGGCGGCCTGATTGCGTTTGAGATCCAGACCCTCAGGCTGGCGCACTACTCGGCCAATATCGGCCAGTGGCTGGGCGCCGAACCTAACGTCGGCGCCGCCGTAAGCGACCTGTTCGACGAGGAGTCTTCCCTGCGACTGGCCGAAGCGGCGGCCTCCGTCCGCGCTGTGGTGCGGCCCATGCGCCTCAGTTGGCGTCAGGCATCCGCGAGTGACGCCTTTACTGCCGCGGTGCACGTGCACCAGGGCGTGCTGTTTGTCGAGGTCGAGAGCCCTGAGGTAGCCGCGCAGTCTGGCCAGAACAGCCAGCTCGGGCTGCCACTCCAGGTGAACCTGGCCAACCAACACCTGCAGCGTTGTGGCGACTTCACGCAGCTGCTAAGGGTCGCGGCGGAACAGGTACGATCGCTGACAGGCTTCGACCGCGTGATGATCTACCGCTTCTCGAGCGATGGCCACGGCGAGGTCGTCGGGGAGGCGGCGAAAGAGGGGTTGGAGTCGTTCCTAGGGCTGCACTACCCGGCCACCGATATCCCGCAACAGGCTCGCAAGCTCTACGTGCTCAACACGGTGCGTGGCATCGCCGACCTGACCGCGTCGCCGGCGCCGATCCTGCCGAGGTGCGACGCCGAGTCCCAGCGGCCGCTCGACCTCAGCTACTGCTGCCATCGCGCGGTCTCGCCCGTCCACGTAGAGTACCTGCAGAACATGGGCGTGTCGGCGTCGATGTCGGTATCCCTGGTGGACGATGGCGCCCTGTGGGGGTTGATCGCCTGCCACCACTACTCACCCAAAGCCCTTTCGTTCAGTGAGCGGGCCGCGTCGGAGATTATGGGGCTGATTGTCGCGAACTGCCTCACGGCGAAACGCGCCGAGCAGGTCAACCGCGAGCGGGACGCGCGTCGGGGCCACTACCATCGACTCCTGGAGACGGTTGCAGGCGCGCCGTCGGTGTGGGGGAACCTCGACGCGATTGCCGCCGACCTGCTGTCGGCTCTTAAGTCGGACGGAGTCGCCGTTTGCTCGGAGCGCGGCGTCCGCACCTCAGGATCGACGCCGCCCCGCGAGGCTGTCGAACGGATTGCCGAGGCGATCCAAGGCAGGGTCGACAACGACCTTCGTCAGTGGTCTACCAGCCAGCTCGGTGAGGAACTGCAGGAATTGGCGAGCAACGAGCTTGGTCCCTCCAGTGGATGCCTGGCTCTGAGGTTGTCGGCGCCGGAGATGGAGTGGCTGCTGTTCTTCCGCGACGAGTTTCAGCGAGAAGTGTCTTGGGCCGGAGAACCCAGCAAGGTCGCCGCTGAGGTTGACGGCGGTGTGCGGTTGTCTCCGCGAAATTCATTCGAGGAGTGGAAGCAGGTCGTCCGGGGGCACTCACGCGACTGGACGCAGGTCGACACCGAGGTCGCTAGCGAGCTACGCAGCGGCATGGTGGAGTTGCTCAGCCTGCGGGCCGCAGAGCTCACGCGCGTTAACCAAGAGCTGGCGAAGCTGAACGCGGATCTCGATTCGTTCGCGTATGCCGCTTCGCACGATCTGCGCGAGCCGCTGCGAGGGGTCAATCAGTCGGTGTACCTACTGAGCGAAGAGCTAGGCGAATCCAAGACGCCAGAGGTAGAACGCCGCCTGGCCGCACTCCGCCGCCTGGCGGCGCGCATGGACGAACTGGTGCAAGGGCTGTTGCGGTTGTCCCGTGCCGGGCGGGGCGACCTGGAAATAGAGAAGGTGTCGCTGAAGGAGGTTGCTCGGGAAGCGGCCGAGATGGTCCTCCAGGAGTCAGAACGCAGCGGCATAGAGGTCGAGGTCGTGGCCGAGGGCGAGTTCCTGGCGGACTTCCTCTGCGTGCGTGAGTTGCTGACGAACCTGATCGCCAACGCGGTCAAGTACAACCTGAGTGACGAGAAACGGGTAGAGATTGGTCGGCTCGCCGAAGGGGGGAGCGAGAATGGAGCGACCCCGGTGTTCTTTGTTCGGGATAACGGAATAGGAGTTGCAGAGCACATGCGTGAAGAGATCTTCCAGATATTCCGCCGGCTGCACCTGCCGGAGGAGTTTGGCGGAGGATCGGGAGCCGGGTTGGCAATCTGCAAGAAGATTGTGGGTCGCCATGGCGGAAGGATTTGGGTCGAGTCGATTGACGGGCAGGGCTCAACATTCTTTTTCACGCTGGAGGAGGACAGGTGA
- a CDS encoding biliverdin-producing heme oxygenase gives MRSGTAAAHLRVEQSIDWRRFFSDLASYREFLARYSVIVANAVGRLAPTLARDMDRFAAPQMVQWLEEDLRTVDGWLTGRGSRPPEWSWRSASPSEVTWIGSPAAAAGVVYVLEGSLNGGAVLGRLAEASLGISGEAGRRFLAGPGIDRGQHWRATREWLDTVLFGPGETRCAVESANQMFSYFTEHLETR, from the coding sequence TTGCGTTCCGGGACGGCCGCAGCACACCTCCGGGTCGAGCAGTCGATCGACTGGCGGCGATTCTTCTCTGATCTCGCCAGCTACCGAGAGTTTCTTGCTCGGTACAGCGTCATCGTCGCTAACGCTGTCGGGCGGCTTGCGCCGACGCTCGCGCGTGACATGGATCGGTTTGCCGCTCCGCAGATGGTGCAATGGCTGGAGGAAGACCTCCGCACAGTTGACGGCTGGCTGACCGGTCGGGGCAGCCGTCCGCCAGAGTGGAGTTGGCGGTCAGCGTCGCCGAGCGAAGTCACGTGGATCGGTTCGCCGGCAGCCGCCGCTGGGGTGGTTTACGTGCTGGAGGGATCGCTCAACGGGGGCGCGGTGCTCGGACGCTTGGCTGAGGCCTCGCTGGGAATCTCGGGCGAGGCCGGGCGCCGATTTCTTGCGGGGCCGGGGATCGACCGCGGCCAGCACTGGCGGGCTACGCGGGAGTGGCTCGATACGGTGTTGTTCGGCCCAGGCGAGACCCGTTGCGCCGTCGAGTCGGCCAACCAGATGTTCTCCTACTTCACGGAACACCTGGAGACCCGATAG
- a CDS encoding 3-keto-disaccharide hydrolase — protein sequence MRCLPILFVILAWTTQLAAAVPEGYTPLFNGKDLSGWRGMEQVDPTVYRQLSAEEKQARQKKADADLAEHWRVENGEIVNDGHGVFCTTVKDYGDFELLVDWRMVDPHTDSGVYLRGCPQVQIWDPNDPSKKVHGGHLGSGGLWNNNPGSPGKDPKVLADRPVGEWNTFRIRIVGDKVTVHLNDILVVDDAVMHNFWNRDKKLYEQGPIQLQTHGGEMRFRNIYLRAIAPESPKAKR from the coding sequence ATGCGCTGCCTGCCGATTCTCTTCGTGATCCTCGCGTGGACGACACAGCTCGCCGCCGCTGTGCCCGAGGGGTATACGCCGCTGTTTAACGGCAAGGATCTTTCCGGCTGGCGGGGCATGGAACAGGTCGATCCAACCGTCTACCGGCAGCTGTCCGCGGAAGAAAAGCAGGCTCGCCAGAAGAAGGCCGACGCCGACCTGGCCGAACACTGGCGGGTCGAGAACGGCGAGATTGTCAACGACGGCCACGGTGTATTCTGCACGACCGTGAAAGACTACGGCGATTTCGAACTGCTGGTCGACTGGCGGATGGTCGACCCCCACACGGACAGTGGTGTCTACCTGCGGGGTTGCCCGCAGGTCCAGATCTGGGACCCGAACGATCCGAGCAAGAAGGTCCACGGCGGACACCTAGGCTCGGGGGGGCTCTGGAACAACAACCCCGGCTCCCCGGGAAAGGACCCGAAGGTGCTTGCTGACCGGCCCGTCGGCGAGTGGAACACCTTCCGCATCCGCATCGTCGGCGACAAGGTGACCGTCCACCTCAACGACATCCTCGTCGTTGACGACGCGGTGATGCACAACTTCTGGAACCGCGACAAGAAGCTCTACGAGCAAGGGCCGATCCAGCTTCAGACCCACGGCGGTGAGATGCGGTTCCGGAACATCTACCTCCGGGCGATCGCGCCGGAGTCTCCCAAGGCCAAGCGGTAG
- a CDS encoding endonuclease I family protein: protein MTRYFATFLLLVSAADAAAEYDPPVGYYSSATGVGVELKNQLHDIIDGHTDLGYGGLRTALQVTDEDPDNPGHILLVYDRSSLDLSGIGGSIPGWDNGASWNREHTWPRSRGVGSSGPDNSDLHQHRPSDPQINADRASLNFGGAFGQEYGFVNDGGTKWYPGDADAGMIARQEFYMTVRYDGSDFSTTDLELASGNPGGDQLGDLSRLIEWHFAAPPDEFERRRNQLVYGYQGNRNPFIDRPEYVWSVFVGQANDSQIALQGGVLGGDGGSSLQLDLGRVYVGGAAPQTQDVTLTKSGLDGTYFSATVSGAASSFLAGGFNAFRTGQIDSTQIAVGIDASSATPGEYLGQVVIDNLDVTSGAGMSFGAMDADDVIALEYTVVEHPVASFASDSIVAELSIDLGELAFGAGTISAPVVDLFNYAGAGGPGFASVLELDSVIGSGDTEQLQLGDSLFTGLPQGQGASIDALIDTSMSGDFTSSFQLTLSGEDLPGDQSQVLMLTLSAKVGGDSLQGDFNGDGSVDAADYTVWRDGLNVEFSQQDYVTWRANFGASSATASPASVAPEPVAVTLWASLLAAALTSRYRLALGDSGAIARR from the coding sequence ATGACTCGATACTTTGCAACCTTCCTGCTACTGGTTTCTGCGGCTGACGCGGCCGCGGAGTACGATCCGCCCGTCGGCTACTACTCATCAGCGACGGGCGTCGGGGTTGAGCTGAAGAACCAGCTGCACGATATCATCGACGGGCATACCGACCTGGGCTACGGCGGATTGAGGACGGCGCTGCAGGTAACGGACGAAGACCCCGATAACCCTGGCCACATTCTGCTGGTGTACGACCGGTCGTCGCTCGACCTGTCTGGCATCGGCGGCAGCATTCCGGGGTGGGACAACGGCGCCTCGTGGAACCGCGAGCACACCTGGCCGCGGAGTAGGGGGGTCGGCTCGTCGGGGCCCGACAACAGCGATCTCCATCAGCATCGCCCTTCGGACCCGCAGATCAACGCCGATCGGGCGAGCCTGAACTTCGGAGGCGCCTTCGGTCAGGAGTACGGATTTGTCAACGATGGCGGAACCAAGTGGTACCCGGGCGACGCTGACGCCGGCATGATCGCGCGGCAGGAGTTCTACATGACCGTCCGTTACGACGGCAGCGACTTCTCTACTACTGATCTGGAGCTGGCGTCCGGGAACCCGGGCGGCGATCAACTGGGCGACCTGAGCCGATTGATCGAGTGGCACTTCGCGGCGCCACCAGACGAGTTCGAACGCCGGCGGAATCAGCTTGTGTACGGGTACCAGGGGAATCGCAACCCGTTTATCGACCGGCCCGAGTACGTGTGGAGCGTGTTCGTGGGCCAGGCAAACGACAGCCAGATCGCGCTGCAGGGCGGCGTTCTGGGTGGCGATGGGGGTTCATCGTTGCAGCTTGATCTCGGCAGGGTCTACGTCGGCGGTGCGGCCCCTCAAACGCAAGACGTGACGCTCACGAAGAGTGGCCTCGACGGGACGTACTTCTCAGCAACGGTGTCGGGCGCCGCGAGTAGTTTCCTCGCGGGAGGGTTCAACGCGTTCCGCACCGGTCAGATTGACTCGACGCAAATCGCGGTTGGGATCGACGCGTCATCGGCGACCCCCGGCGAATACCTCGGGCAGGTAGTCATCGACAACCTCGACGTAACCAGCGGCGCGGGTATGTCGTTTGGGGCGATGGACGCCGACGACGTGATCGCCCTCGAGTACACGGTCGTTGAGCACCCGGTGGCCTCCTTCGCGTCCGACTCGATTGTTGCTGAGCTATCCATTGACCTCGGCGAGCTGGCTTTCGGCGCCGGGACCATTTCGGCGCCTGTTGTCGACCTGTTCAACTACGCCGGCGCCGGCGGGCCTGGGTTCGCCTCGGTTCTCGAACTCGATTCGGTCATCGGTTCCGGGGACACTGAGCAGTTGCAGCTAGGCGATTCACTATTCACCGGCCTGCCGCAGGGACAGGGCGCCTCCATTGACGCGTTGATCGATACGTCGATGAGCGGAGACTTCACCTCGTCGTTCCAGCTGACGCTTTCGGGGGAGGACCTTCCCGGCGACCAGTCCCAAGTGCTCATGCTCACGCTCAGCGCCAAGGTGGGTGGCGATAGCCTGCAGGGCGACTTCAACGGAGACGGCTCGGTCGACGCCGCAGACTACACCGTGTGGCGGGACGGGCTGAATGTCGAGTTCAGCCAGCAAGACTACGTCACTTGGAGGGCCAACTTCGGGGCTTCGTCCGCGACAGCCTCACCCGCGAGTGTGGCGCCGGAACCCGTGGCAGTAACCCTGTGGGCGAGCCTGCTAGCGGCTGCCCTGACCAGTCGCTACCGCTTGGCCTTGGGAGACTCCGGCGCGATCGCCCGGAGGTAG